A region from the Solibacillus sp. FSL H8-0523 genome encodes:
- the rimI gene encoding ribosomal protein S18-alanine N-acetyltransferase, translated as MVHYRKMTLEDVPAVHAIELATFPTPWTLDSFYYEVNENKFSHYLVAENEVGELVGFCGVWLVVDAAQITNVAVVEAVRGQGLGEALMREAIRVAKEANMDTMSLEVRVTNTVAQNLYRKLGFQDGGIRKGYYTDNQEDALVMWVNL; from the coding sequence ATGGTACATTATCGTAAAATGACATTAGAAGATGTTCCGGCAGTTCATGCCATTGAGCTCGCAACATTTCCGACACCGTGGACGTTAGATTCGTTTTATTACGAAGTCAACGAAAATAAGTTTTCGCATTATTTAGTAGCTGAAAATGAAGTCGGTGAATTAGTTGGTTTTTGTGGTGTGTGGCTTGTTGTGGATGCGGCGCAAATTACCAATGTAGCAGTTGTCGAAGCGGTTCGCGGACAAGGTCTAGGTGAAGCGTTAATGCGTGAGGCGATTCGTGTTGCTAAGGAAGCGAATATGGATACGATGAGTTTAGAAGTACGCGTAACAAATACGGTTGCGCAAAATTTATATCGCAAGCTTGGATTCCAAGACGGTGGCATTCGTAAAGGCTACTATACGGATAACCAAGAAGATGCGTTAGTCATGTGGGTGAATTTATAA
- the tatA gene encoding twin-arginine translocase TatA/TatE family subunit, whose protein sequence is MHLSAITPVSLIIIGLIALLIFGPKKLPSLGRAMGSTLREFRSATKGLTDDEDDHTTKKSVIEHKDNEKTDVK, encoded by the coding sequence ATGCATTTAAGTGCGATTACACCTGTAAGCCTAATTATCATCGGTTTGATTGCATTATTGATTTTTGGTCCAAAAAAATTACCATCTTTAGGCCGTGCCATGGGTTCGACTTTACGTGAATTCCGTAGTGCCACTAAAGGATTAACAGATGACGAAGATGATCACACGACGAAGAAATCGGTCATTGAACATAAAGATAACGAAAAAACAGACGTTAAGTAA
- the groES gene encoding co-chaperone GroES: MLRPLGDRIIIELVEVEEKTAFGIVLPDSAKEKPQTGKVVAVGTGRVLDNGTRVELDVKVGDEIIFSKFSGTEVKYDGVEYLILRESDVLAIVG; the protein is encoded by the coding sequence TTGTTAAGACCATTAGGAGATCGCATTATTATCGAACTTGTAGAAGTAGAGGAAAAAACAGCGTTCGGTATTGTATTACCTGACTCTGCAAAAGAAAAGCCACAAACTGGTAAAGTTGTAGCTGTAGGTACGGGTCGCGTTCTTGACAACGGAACTCGTGTAGAGCTTGACGTAAAAGTAGGCGACGAAATCATCTTCTCAAAATTCTCAGGTACCGAAGTGAAGTACGACGGCGTAGAATATTTAATTTTACGCGAAAGCGATGTACTCGCTATCGTCGGTTAA
- the tatC gene encoding twin-arginine translocase subunit TatC, translating into MNPQELTVVEHMEELRKRLFFVAIFFVMALFAGFYSAKPIIRYIQRSDLAASFTLNAFSPGDPLTVYLQVTFIVAAVIVSPILLYQLWAFITPGLHETERKATLKYIPYAFILGIGGMAFAYFVLFPFIMRFMMDLSGDLEITPTIGINQFFSFLLKLIVPFGILFQLPVVTLFVSRLGLINPKLMIKFRKYAYFVLIVISVLLAPPDLVSNIIIAIPLFILYEVSIVISRMGYRKYEVAEKERQLAEEERERELQVEALLEQQRKQMEQLNS; encoded by the coding sequence ATGAATCCACAAGAATTAACCGTTGTTGAACATATGGAAGAACTGAGAAAGCGCTTATTTTTTGTAGCGATTTTCTTTGTCATGGCCCTTTTTGCAGGGTTCTATAGTGCAAAACCGATTATACGATACATTCAACGCAGCGATCTTGCTGCGAGTTTTACATTGAATGCCTTCAGTCCGGGAGATCCGTTAACTGTGTATTTACAAGTGACCTTCATTGTCGCGGCAGTGATCGTATCGCCGATTTTGCTTTATCAGCTATGGGCATTTATTACGCCAGGCTTGCATGAGACAGAACGCAAGGCAACATTAAAATACATACCTTATGCGTTTATTCTTGGTATTGGTGGTATGGCCTTTGCCTACTTTGTTTTATTCCCGTTTATTATGCGTTTTATGATGGATTTGTCAGGTGATTTAGAAATAACGCCAACAATTGGTATTAATCAGTTTTTCTCATTTTTACTTAAACTAATCGTGCCGTTCGGTATTCTATTCCAATTACCAGTGGTGACCTTGTTTGTGTCCCGTTTAGGGCTCATTAATCCAAAGCTTATGATTAAGTTCCGTAAATACGCGTATTTCGTATTAATCGTCATTTCTGTGCTACTTGCACCGCCTGATTTAGTATCGAACATCATCATTGCGATTCCGCTCTTTATTTTGTATGAGGTGAGTATTGTTATTTCTCGTATGGGTTATCGTAAATATGAAGTGGCTGAAAAAGAGCGCCAGTTAGCGGAGGAAGAACGTGAGCGTGAGTTGCAAGTAGAAGCGCTACTTGAACAACAGCGTAAACAAATGGAACAATTAAATAGTTAA
- the groL gene encoding chaperonin GroEL (60 kDa chaperone family; promotes refolding of misfolded polypeptides especially under stressful conditions; forms two stacked rings of heptamers to form a barrel-shaped 14mer; ends can be capped by GroES; misfolded proteins enter the barrel where they are refolded when GroES binds) → MAKDIKFSEEARSLMAAGVDKLANAVKVTLGPKGRNVVLEKKFGSPLITNDGVSIAKEIELENPFENMGAKLVAEVASKTNEIAGDGTTTATVLAQAMIREGLKNVTAGANPVGIRKGMDKAVAAALTELQAISRPVENKESIAQVASISSGDEEIGQYIADAMEKVGNDGVITIEESKGFTTELDVVEGMQFDRGYLSHYMVSDTDKMEAVLDNPFVLITDKKIASIQEILPVLEQVVQQGRPILIIAEDVEGEALATLVVNKLRGTFNAVAVKAPGFGDRRKAMLEDIAILTGGQVITQDLGLDLKSADLTSLGRASKVIVSKDNTTIVEGAGNTDAVAGRVNQIRAQLAETTSEFDKEKLQERLAKLAGGVAVIKVGAATETELKERKLRIEDALNSTRAAVEEGIVSGGGTALLNVYGAVVKVLDQVEGDVATGVKIILRALEEPVRQIAENAGLEGSIIVDRLKREEIGIGFNAATGEWVNMIEAGVVDPAKVTRSALQNAASVASLFLTTEAVVADIPESGGGMPDMGGMGGMPGMM, encoded by the coding sequence ATGGCAAAAGATATTAAATTCTCAGAAGAAGCACGTTCATTAATGGCGGCTGGTGTTGATAAATTAGCAAACGCTGTAAAAGTAACATTAGGGCCAAAAGGTCGTAACGTAGTGTTAGAAAAGAAATTCGGTTCACCACTTATTACAAATGATGGTGTATCAATCGCTAAAGAAATCGAATTAGAAAACCCATTTGAAAATATGGGGGCAAAATTAGTAGCAGAAGTAGCGTCAAAAACAAATGAAATCGCTGGTGACGGTACGACGACTGCAACGGTTTTAGCACAAGCGATGATTCGTGAAGGTCTTAAAAACGTAACAGCTGGTGCAAACCCTGTTGGTATCCGTAAAGGGATGGACAAAGCTGTAGCAGCTGCTTTAACAGAGCTACAAGCCATTTCTCGTCCAGTAGAAAACAAAGAGTCAATCGCACAAGTCGCGTCAATTTCTTCAGGTGATGAAGAAATTGGTCAATACATTGCAGATGCAATGGAAAAAGTGGGCAACGACGGCGTTATTACAATCGAAGAGTCGAAAGGTTTCACAACGGAACTTGACGTAGTCGAAGGTATGCAGTTTGACCGCGGCTATCTTTCACATTACATGGTATCCGATACAGATAAAATGGAAGCGGTTCTTGATAACCCATTTGTTTTAATTACAGATAAAAAAATCGCGAGCATTCAAGAAATTTTACCGGTGCTAGAGCAAGTGGTTCAACAAGGACGCCCAATTTTAATTATTGCAGAAGATGTTGAAGGTGAAGCGTTAGCAACACTTGTTGTGAACAAATTACGCGGTACATTTAACGCCGTAGCGGTAAAAGCACCTGGCTTTGGTGATCGTCGTAAAGCAATGCTAGAGGACATCGCGATTTTAACAGGTGGTCAAGTTATCACACAAGACCTAGGCCTTGATTTAAAATCAGCAGATCTTACTTCGTTAGGTCGCGCATCAAAAGTCATTGTTTCAAAAGACAACACAACAATCGTTGAAGGTGCTGGTAACACAGATGCCGTAGCAGGTCGTGTGAACCAAATCCGTGCACAACTTGCAGAAACAACTTCAGAGTTTGATAAAGAAAAATTACAAGAGCGCTTAGCGAAATTAGCTGGCGGTGTGGCAGTGATTAAAGTTGGTGCTGCAACAGAAACAGAATTAAAAGAACGTAAATTACGTATTGAAGATGCATTAAACTCTACACGTGCAGCAGTTGAAGAAGGAATTGTATCAGGTGGTGGTACAGCACTTCTAAACGTATACGGCGCGGTAGTAAAAGTATTAGACCAAGTAGAAGGCGACGTAGCAACAGGCGTAAAAATTATTTTACGTGCGCTAGAAGAGCCAGTGCGTCAAATCGCTGAAAACGCAGGTTTAGAAGGTTCAATTATCGTGGACCGCTTAAAACGTGAAGAAATCGGTATCGGCTTCAACGCAGCAACAGGCGAATGGGTAAACATGATCGAAGCGGGTGTAGTAGACCCAGCGAAAGTAACTCGTTCAGCATTACAAAACGCTGCATCAGTAGCTTCACTGTTCTTGACGACTGAAGCCGTTGTAGCAGACATCCCGGAATCAGGCGGCGGTATGCCAGACATGGGTGGCATGGGCGGCATGCCAGGAATGATGTAA
- the tsaD gene encoding tRNA (adenosine(37)-N6)-threonylcarbamoyltransferase complex transferase subunit TsaD translates to MDNYILAIETSCDETAAAIIKNGTEIISNVVSSQIESHKRFGGVVPEIASRHHVEQVTIVLEEALKQANMTPNELTAVAVTEGPGLVGALLIGINAAKAFAFVHGLPLIGTHHIAGHIYANNLVQPMEFPLLALVVSGGHTELVLMREHGSFEVIGETRDDAAGEAYDKVARVLNMPYPGGPHIDRLAHEATEAVKFPRVWLEEGSYDFSFSGLKSAVINYKHNMDQRGEEIIPEQVAKGFQDSVVEVLTAKTVRASREFGVKQVIAAGGVSANKGLRTALEAAFKDEGIPFYVPPLKLCTDNAAMIGAAAYQMYEAGVRGNLAMNGRPGMELISWK, encoded by the coding sequence ATGGACAATTATATATTAGCAATTGAAACAAGCTGCGATGAAACAGCAGCAGCAATCATTAAAAATGGCACGGAAATAATCTCAAACGTTGTGTCATCACAAATCGAAAGTCACAAGCGCTTTGGCGGGGTTGTACCAGAAATTGCATCACGCCATCATGTCGAGCAGGTGACGATTGTATTAGAAGAGGCACTAAAGCAAGCAAATATGACACCGAATGAATTAACAGCTGTAGCGGTAACAGAAGGTCCAGGGTTAGTGGGCGCTTTGTTAATCGGCATTAACGCCGCAAAAGCATTTGCCTTTGTACATGGTTTACCGTTAATCGGCACGCATCATATTGCAGGACATATTTATGCGAACAATTTAGTGCAGCCGATGGAGTTTCCATTACTGGCTTTAGTAGTATCAGGAGGCCATACAGAGCTTGTATTGATGCGTGAGCATGGTTCATTTGAAGTAATTGGTGAAACACGGGATGACGCAGCAGGTGAAGCATACGATAAAGTAGCACGTGTATTAAACATGCCGTATCCAGGTGGACCGCATATTGACCGTTTAGCTCATGAAGCGACAGAAGCGGTGAAATTCCCACGTGTGTGGCTAGAAGAAGGCTCGTATGATTTTAGCTTTAGTGGCTTAAAATCGGCAGTCATTAACTATAAGCACAATATGGATCAACGTGGTGAAGAAATTATTCCTGAGCAAGTGGCAAAAGGCTTCCAAGACAGTGTTGTAGAAGTATTAACAGCGAAAACTGTACGTGCATCGCGTGAGTTTGGCGTAAAGCAAGTTATTGCTGCTGGCGGTGTATCGGCAAATAAAGGTTTACGTACGGCACTTGAAGCTGCGTTTAAAGACGAGGGTATTCCATTCTATGTACCGCCTTTAAAATTATGCACAGATAATGCTGCGATGATTGGTGCAGCTGCCTACCAAATGTATGAAGCGGGTGTTCGTGGAAATTTAGCGATGAATGGTCGTCCCGGAATGGAACTAATAAGCTGGAAATAA
- a CDS encoding redox-sensing transcriptional repressor Rex, which yields MKPETKIPQATTKRLPLYYRFLKNFANEGKKRISSQELSDAMKIDSATIRRDFSYFGALGKKGYGYDVPYLIEFFRQTLDQDEAMNVALIGVGNLGNGLLKYNFQKNHNTRIVVAFDSKAPFEGTMISDIPVFHPDRLEEMYEEFSAELAILTVPSRSAQMMTDRLANMNAKGILNFTPVRLSVPDSIKVMNIDLSVELQALIYLVRNSD from the coding sequence GTGAAACCAGAAACAAAAATTCCACAAGCAACAACGAAAAGACTTCCTCTGTATTATCGATTTTTAAAAAACTTTGCAAATGAAGGTAAAAAACGCATTTCATCACAGGAATTAAGTGATGCAATGAAAATAGATTCGGCTACGATTCGCCGTGATTTTTCTTATTTTGGTGCACTCGGTAAGAAGGGCTATGGCTATGATGTGCCCTATTTAATCGAATTTTTCCGTCAAACTTTAGATCAGGATGAGGCGATGAATGTCGCGCTAATTGGGGTCGGGAACTTAGGGAATGGCTTATTAAAATACAATTTCCAAAAAAACCACAATACACGTATTGTCGTGGCATTTGATTCAAAGGCACCTTTTGAAGGAACGATGATTAGCGATATCCCTGTCTTTCATCCAGATCGTTTAGAGGAAATGTATGAGGAGTTTAGCGCGGAATTAGCTATTTTAACGGTACCTTCACGCTCGGCGCAAATGATGACAGACCGTCTAGCGAATATGAATGCAAAAGGCATCTTAAACTTCACACCAGTGCGTCTATCGGTACCAGATTCGATTAAAGTAATGAATATTGATTTATCGGTAGAGCTGCAAGCGCTCATCTATTTAGTACGAAATTCAGATTAA
- a CDS encoding S-layer homology domain-containing protein: MKKFSIVAAFILMLQLILPVTIPAQAEESDGLNYLALGDSLATGVNELNELGLGYADFIAKGYSDDPAAIHFNKGFSLPGYTTVDVLNDIEKNVTKPIYDLNGVSQKTATIHQAIKEADFITLSVGANDVLKNVTRSESGAFSFDAAGVLGSIQQVSTNYEKIFKSIYALNPEVDLIVMGLYNPFPHIQDSAIQAQLNMLVTTMNNSIKAVVEANSGIFSEVAPLIAEDVAVFLPNPNNIHLSEAGYEVVAEKMMEDYFAAILADLEEALIDEPVNEAPFTDIANHWGKDYINIAYADGFIKGYEDGTFKPNTNMTRVEVLSVIARAFELEATKPAPFKDISNYTQQTQNEIAAAYEAGLVRENEGYFNPKGEITRAQLALILMRLSNNLAGEAYEPEVIAPFNDIKNYDRETQVAITFLYDIDVVQGTSATTFSPKGNLTRAQFAKILVLTMSEE; the protein is encoded by the coding sequence ATGAAGAAGTTTAGTATAGTAGCAGCATTTATATTAATGTTACAGCTCATATTACCCGTAACAATCCCAGCACAAGCAGAAGAAAGTGATGGACTAAATTATTTAGCATTAGGTGACTCACTTGCTACAGGTGTAAATGAATTAAATGAACTTGGTTTAGGTTATGCCGATTTTATTGCGAAGGGCTATTCTGATGACCCGGCAGCAATCCATTTTAATAAAGGGTTTTCTTTGCCGGGTTATACAACGGTAGATGTGCTAAATGATATTGAAAAAAACGTAACAAAGCCCATTTATGATTTAAATGGTGTGTCGCAAAAAACAGCAACGATTCACCAGGCGATTAAAGAAGCCGATTTTATTACATTAAGCGTTGGTGCCAATGATGTCTTAAAAAATGTGACACGCTCTGAATCAGGTGCGTTTTCATTTGATGCAGCAGGTGTTTTAGGGAGCATTCAACAAGTATCAACGAATTATGAAAAAATCTTCAAAAGTATTTATGCGTTAAATCCAGAAGTAGATCTAATTGTAATGGGGTTATATAATCCATTCCCACATATTCAAGATTCGGCGATTCAAGCGCAACTAAATATGCTTGTTACGACAATGAATAATTCAATTAAAGCAGTAGTAGAAGCAAATAGCGGGATTTTTTCTGAAGTGGCACCGTTAATTGCTGAAGATGTTGCAGTATTTTTACCGAATCCAAACAATATTCATTTAAGTGAAGCAGGCTATGAAGTAGTTGCTGAAAAAATGATGGAAGATTATTTCGCAGCAATTTTAGCGGATTTAGAAGAAGCACTAATTGATGAGCCAGTAAATGAAGCACCATTTACAGATATCGCTAATCATTGGGGCAAAGATTATATTAATATCGCGTATGCAGATGGCTTTATAAAGGGCTATGAGGACGGGACATTTAAACCAAATACAAATATGACACGTGTGGAAGTGTTATCGGTTATCGCACGTGCTTTTGAGTTAGAAGCGACGAAGCCTGCACCATTTAAAGACATTAGCAATTATACACAGCAAACACAAAATGAAATTGCCGCAGCGTATGAAGCGGGATTAGTACGTGAAAATGAAGGTTACTTCAATCCTAAAGGGGAAATTACACGTGCACAACTTGCATTAATTTTAATGCGTTTGTCGAATAATTTGGCAGGGGAAGCATATGAACCAGAAGTGATTGCACCGTTTAACGATATTAAAAATTATGACCGTGAAACACAAGTTGCAATTACATTTTTATATGATATCGATGTTGTACAAGGTACAAGTGCAACAACTTTCTCACCAAAAGGTAATTTGACACGTGCACAGTTCGCAAAAATTTTAGTATTAACCATGTCAGAGGAATAA
- a CDS encoding alpha/beta fold hydrolase — translation MKLIAPKPFTIEAGKRAVLLLHGFTGNTNDVKRLGKYLADRNYTVHAPLYKGHGGGPDLLIQSNPIEWWNSVIEGYDELKNRGYEEIAVAGVSLGGIFSLKLGEERPTKAIVTMSAPASSKSTDSLQNRIVDYAINYKKLSGTYDEAIDSRTKIAELVKMPSLNYLQSMINETSEKLNVIKTPVHILRGLEDDEYYCESADLIYSSVNSRIKSVKTFINSGHILTLGKERELVFEEIYRFFEGLKWQN, via the coding sequence ATGAAACTCATCGCGCCCAAACCTTTTACAATTGAAGCTGGTAAACGTGCCGTACTTTTATTACACGGTTTTACTGGCAATACCAATGATGTAAAACGTTTAGGAAAATATTTAGCTGATCGTAACTATACTGTACATGCGCCTTTATATAAAGGACATGGAGGTGGCCCTGACTTATTAATTCAATCAAACCCTATTGAATGGTGGAATAGTGTAATCGAAGGCTACGATGAGTTAAAAAATCGTGGCTACGAAGAAATTGCGGTAGCCGGCGTATCTCTTGGTGGAATTTTCTCGTTAAAGCTTGGTGAAGAACGTCCAACAAAAGCGATTGTTACAATGTCTGCTCCTGCAAGTTCAAAATCTACAGATAGTTTGCAAAATCGCATCGTTGATTATGCAATCAATTATAAAAAATTATCAGGTACATACGACGAAGCAATCGATAGTCGTACAAAAATCGCAGAGCTCGTGAAAATGCCTTCATTAAATTATTTACAAAGCATGATTAACGAAACAAGCGAAAAATTAAATGTAATCAAGACGCCCGTTCATATTTTACGTGGTCTAGAAGATGACGAATATTACTGCGAGAGTGCTGACCTCATTTATAGTTCAGTAAATTCCCGCATTAAATCTGTTAAAACATTCATTAACTCTGGTCATATTTTAACATTAGGTAAAGAGCGTGAATTAGTTTTTGAAGAAATTTATCGTTTCTTTGAAGGCTTAAAATGGCAAAATTAA
- a CDS encoding type II CAAX endopeptidase family protein — MTNVSSPKFKTQKTAFYVLLTYIICQLSVFLLIFIPDLKNALLTLFSGTPDEQLIKLSGWWSTASFMVAVVVSFILIAKNKSFWNVFSGEKMPLGKSIGWGVIGFFLVFLGQSIGAYIEFALGIEVGSENTESIMEVTKVAPIMIIAIVFLGPVLEELVFRRVIFGSIIQNYNFWIASIVSAVVFAAIHMDFTHILLYTICGMIFAFLYHKTKRLITPIIAHVLLNGFVTFIQMNADKFQV; from the coding sequence GTGACGAACGTTTCCTCTCCTAAGTTTAAAACACAAAAGACGGCCTTTTATGTGTTATTGACTTATATTATTTGTCAATTATCCGTATTTTTACTTATATTCATTCCTGACTTAAAAAATGCCTTACTGACACTATTTTCTGGAACACCCGATGAGCAGTTAATTAAATTATCTGGCTGGTGGAGTACCGCTTCATTTATGGTTGCCGTTGTTGTAAGCTTTATTCTTATTGCTAAAAATAAAAGTTTTTGGAATGTCTTTAGCGGCGAAAAGATGCCTTTAGGAAAATCAATTGGCTGGGGAGTCATTGGTTTCTTTCTCGTATTTTTAGGGCAAAGCATTGGCGCTTATATTGAGTTCGCACTCGGCATTGAAGTAGGCTCAGAAAACACAGAATCGATTATGGAAGTCACAAAAGTGGCTCCTATCATGATCATTGCCATTGTATTTTTAGGTCCTGTTTTAGAAGAATTGGTGTTCCGTCGTGTGATTTTCGGCTCTATTATTCAAAATTATAACTTCTGGATTGCAAGCATTGTGAGTGCTGTAGTATTCGCTGCCATTCACATGGACTTTACGCACATTCTGTTATATACGATTTGTGGGATGATTTTTGCCTTCTTATACCACAAGACAAAGCGTCTAATTACACCCATCATTGCGCACGTATTACTAAACGGCTTCGTCACATTTATACAAATGAATGCCGATAAATTTCAAGTTTAA
- a CDS encoding ABC-F family ATP-binding cassette domain-containing protein — MIVLQVNQLYKSFITDEILSGVKLEVQHRDRVALVGRNGAGKSTLLKIIAGQMSYDSGEIIIPKDVRVGYLEQHAGIDSALSIWDEMMTIFDNLRIQEQTLRQLEQQMADPNVYENSETYGRVMAEYDQIQHDFKDAGGYQYEADTRSVLHGMQFFPADYALPIQSLSGGQRTRLALAKLLLSKPDLLILDEPTNHLDIETLSWLESYLKGYDGAILIVSHDRYFLDQVVSTVYEVSRTKVSKYVGNYSAYLDEKAKNYERDLKMYERQMDEKSKLETFVQKNLARASTTKMAQSRRKVLEKTNWMDSPDGDEKSANFGFSIERQSGNDVLSIDALAIGYPDKEISSNITMRVFREDRIALVGPNGVGKSTLLKTVVKDLAAFSGEIRYGTNVQIGYYDQEQAKLHSNKPVLNELWDEWPLMNEKDIRSILGNFLFSGDDVSKSVNSLSGGEKARLALAKLMMQKSNFLVLDEPTNHLDLDSKEILENALIDYPGTLLFVSHDRYFINRIATKVVELSGTGSFEYLGDYDYYVEKKQELEELAAMKAAATGSKSQEPSPQTKSTSTIDKDAKKRERQIRRAIEDIEKNMATLDETIKQYEAQLCDPAVFSDHEKTLAIQTELSQTKDQHETFEMEWLELNDELDQL; from the coding sequence ATGATTGTCCTACAAGTAAATCAATTATATAAATCCTTCATTACCGATGAAATTTTAAGCGGCGTCAAACTTGAAGTTCAACACCGTGACCGCGTGGCATTAGTAGGCCGCAACGGTGCTGGGAAATCCACATTATTAAAAATTATCGCTGGTCAAATGAGCTATGACTCAGGCGAAATTATTATTCCAAAAGATGTTCGTGTTGGCTATTTAGAGCAGCATGCTGGCATTGATTCAGCTTTATCTATTTGGGACGAAATGATGACAATTTTCGATAACTTGCGCATACAAGAGCAAACACTACGTCAACTCGAACAGCAAATGGCTGACCCGAACGTTTACGAAAACAGCGAAACATACGGTCGCGTGATGGCAGAGTATGACCAAATACAACATGATTTCAAAGATGCAGGTGGCTATCAGTACGAGGCCGACACACGCTCTGTCCTACACGGGATGCAGTTTTTCCCTGCCGACTATGCCTTGCCCATCCAATCATTATCCGGTGGTCAGCGTACACGCTTAGCACTTGCAAAACTATTACTATCAAAGCCTGATTTACTAATCCTAGATGAGCCCACAAACCACTTAGATATTGAAACATTGTCTTGGTTAGAAAGTTATTTAAAGGGCTATGACGGCGCGATTTTAATCGTTTCACATGACCGTTACTTCTTAGACCAAGTCGTGTCTACCGTTTACGAGGTATCACGTACAAAGGTTAGTAAGTATGTCGGAAACTACAGTGCCTACTTAGATGAAAAGGCAAAAAATTACGAGCGTGATCTAAAAATGTATGAGCGCCAAATGGATGAAAAGTCTAAACTTGAAACATTTGTTCAAAAAAACTTAGCCCGTGCATCGACAACAAAAATGGCGCAATCTCGTCGTAAAGTATTAGAAAAAACAAATTGGATGGATTCTCCTGATGGCGATGAAAAAAGTGCAAACTTCGGATTTTCTATCGAACGCCAAAGCGGAAATGACGTATTATCAATCGATGCATTAGCAATCGGCTACCCCGACAAAGAAATCTCATCGAATATTACGATGCGCGTATTCCGCGAAGACCGCATTGCATTAGTCGGTCCAAACGGTGTCGGCAAATCGACCTTACTAAAAACCGTTGTGAAAGATTTAGCCGCATTTTCAGGGGAGATTCGCTATGGTACTAATGTTCAAATCGGCTACTACGATCAGGAGCAAGCAAAGCTCCATTCCAACAAGCCCGTGTTAAACGAGTTATGGGATGAGTGGCCTTTAATGAACGAAAAAGATATTCGCAGTATTTTAGGGAATTTCTTATTTAGTGGTGATGACGTATCAAAATCAGTCAACTCGTTATCCGGCGGTGAAAAAGCCCGTTTAGCTTTAGCCAAACTCATGATGCAAAAATCAAATTTCTTAGTGCTAGATGAGCCGACCAATCACCTTGACTTAGACAGCAAGGAAATTTTAGAAAATGCATTAATCGATTATCCTGGCACACTGCTATTCGTTTCGCATGACCGTTATTTCATAAACCGAATTGCAACAAAGGTTGTAGAATTGTCTGGTACAGGCTCATTTGAGTATTTAGGGGACTATGATTACTACGTAGAGAAAAAACAAGAGCTTGAGGAATTAGCTGCGATGAAGGCTGCTGCAACAGGTTCAAAATCACAAGAGCCTAGCCCGCAAACAAAATCAACGTCTACGATTGATAAGGATGCAAAAAAACGCGAACGTCAAATTCGTCGCGCTATTGAAGATATCGAAAAGAATATGGCAACCCTTGATGAAACAATCAAACAATACGAGGCACAGCTCTGCGATCCAGCAGTTTTCTCGGATCACGAAAAAACGTTAGCAATCCAAACAGAGCTATCACAAACAAAAGATCAGCACGAGACATTCGAAATGGAATGGCTTGAACTCAATGACGAATTAGATCAATTATAA